A stretch of the Pseudoalteromonas phenolica genome encodes the following:
- a CDS encoding malate synthase, which translates to MNLTTNKNDFMNEVTIMTALTRSEITDQTCQKMTLAKQYLDEHCPLDQGSHTQVTHYLVYYNHLMAFFADGSHCGLEQPKQFVALCGHRDDPTAILLKKKDDLHIELTFNRRGDTGQIDMAHIDDIQMETQLSAVDSNNESTQLKRLWISFLTGIEYSIVREGQSKAYTAKDGSEYVL; encoded by the coding sequence CTGAATTTAACAACTAACAAAAATGATTTTATGAATGAGGTTACGATTATGACAGCACTTACTCGCAGTGAAATTACCGATCAAACATGTCAGAAAATGACACTTGCAAAACAATATCTTGATGAGCATTGTCCGCTTGATCAAGGTTCACACACTCAAGTGACACATTACTTGGTTTACTACAATCACTTAATGGCGTTTTTCGCAGACGGCAGTCACTGCGGTTTAGAGCAACCAAAACAATTTGTTGCCCTATGCGGACACCGTGATGACCCAACGGCTATTTTGCTCAAGAAAAAAGATGACTTACATATTGAATTGACCTTCAATCGCCGTGGCGATACAGGCCAAATTGATATGGCACACATCGATGATATTCAAATGGAAACACAACTAAGTGCTGTTGATAGCAACAATGAATCCACTCAACTAAAACGCCTTTGGATCAGCTTTTTAACCGGCATTGAATATTCAATAGTTCGTGAAGGTCAATCTAAAGCCTATACCGCTAAAGATGGCAGCGAGTATGTGTTGTAA
- a CDS encoding DUF3612 domain-containing protein gives MKKTSTLMRKSHFLGTKIRNLRKRNHLTLEDLSSRCVRVDAYSAPSVSYLSMIERGKRTPSQEMLENLAQVFQKPVEWFLDSEPEKDTITPDKGRSGGITGMALEPNFLFSNDILQIAIPEMLSQTGISGRQFAHLLIRAHQEHHQNHFPDLERAAEEVGNKNLYLTSNDLIRIAQEKGLEIKWFNEKAKHNEVKQVNKSRLVSSFLRSPNIVFLNEKLKNKESRLKYDLAVHIGHAVLHNQDGVKCILSIGGAEQKETELHTTPNAQDILQAWQDFEASFFAGALLCPKAPFRQLLDSYGYDISVHKQLDISVSVAMRRMTVVSPYPHWHYFDAYKPGKLKAVYRGNGIPLPWGNMRQVEDPCQHWAVFRKFGEMSRESSAQLSILSVDGKTRLYCCESVLVEDLAGAKHVLCMGIDLNPAIDAQGTDAQAVVENLQALCIKHGGSTVVPHNIRQQLLSVARILNINWIERGLASELRVICIRGNSCPRKPGCYGKCKNGKMTQSIEYITKPPQDTRFSEN, from the coding sequence GTGAAAAAAACATCAACATTAATGCGGAAATCTCATTTTTTGGGGACCAAAATACGTAACTTAAGAAAGCGTAACCATCTGACCTTGGAAGATTTATCAAGTCGATGTGTAAGAGTTGATGCCTACTCAGCGCCCTCTGTTTCTTACCTATCTATGATAGAGCGCGGCAAGCGTACACCGAGTCAAGAAATGCTCGAAAATCTCGCCCAAGTTTTTCAAAAGCCTGTTGAGTGGTTTTTAGACAGTGAGCCTGAAAAAGATACCATTACCCCTGACAAAGGTAGAAGCGGCGGGATCACAGGTATGGCACTTGAGCCCAACTTTCTGTTTAGTAATGATATTTTGCAAATCGCTATTCCAGAAATGCTGTCTCAAACAGGGATAAGCGGCCGTCAATTCGCACATTTATTAATACGTGCTCACCAAGAACACCATCAAAATCATTTTCCTGACTTAGAGCGTGCAGCAGAAGAAGTAGGCAATAAAAACTTATATCTAACCTCCAACGATTTAATACGCATCGCTCAAGAAAAAGGCCTAGAAATTAAGTGGTTTAATGAAAAAGCGAAGCATAACGAAGTAAAACAAGTTAACAAGTCACGATTGGTCAGCTCTTTTTTAAGATCACCCAACATTGTGTTCTTGAATGAGAAATTAAAGAACAAAGAAAGCCGATTGAAATATGACTTAGCGGTGCACATTGGCCATGCAGTTTTACATAATCAAGACGGAGTAAAATGTATATTATCGATAGGAGGGGCTGAGCAAAAAGAAACCGAATTACATACTACACCTAATGCGCAAGATATACTGCAAGCATGGCAAGACTTTGAAGCCAGCTTTTTTGCAGGCGCTTTACTGTGTCCTAAAGCGCCATTTAGGCAATTATTAGATAGCTATGGTTACGATATCTCAGTACATAAGCAACTCGATATCTCGGTGTCTGTGGCCATGCGTCGCATGACTGTGGTGTCACCCTACCCACATTGGCATTACTTTGATGCGTATAAACCAGGTAAATTGAAAGCAGTTTATCGGGGCAATGGTATTCCTCTGCCTTGGGGCAATATGCGTCAGGTTGAAGACCCCTGTCAGCACTGGGCGGTATTCAGAAAGTTTGGAGAAATGTCACGAGAGAGCAGTGCGCAGCTTTCAATTTTGAGTGTTGATGGTAAGACGCGCTTGTACTGTTGCGAGTCAGTTTTAGTCGAAGATTTAGCGGGTGCGAAACATGTTTTGTGTATGGGTATTGATTTGAACCCTGCAATTGATGCGCAAGGCACTGATGCGCAAGCTGTCGTTGAGAACCTACAAGCACTTTGTATTAAACATGGCGGCTCAACGGTTGTGCCACATAACATTCGTCAACAATTGCTTAGTGTCGCGCGTATTCTCAACATTAACTGGATCGAGCGGGGGTTAGCATCTGAACTCAGGGTTATTTGTATTCGAGGTAACAGCTGCCCAAGAAAGCCGGGGTGTTATGGCAAATGTAAAAATGGCAAAATGACACAAAGTATTGAATATATAACTAAACCACCTCAAGATACGAGGTTCAGCGAGAATTGA
- a CDS encoding SDR family oxidoreductase — protein sequence MKTVFITGANRGIGLALTKVFLADDWQVIATCRNSDAATSLNQLKNEFKRLYVYELDITDYQQMANLSEKLADLKIDVLLNNAGLYGPKGYGFGNCDTAAWRKVFEANVIAPTKLAEAFVSQVLNSELKIIAALSSRVGSHTENTKGGGYIYRSSKAALNSVVKSLSNDLLQQGVKTVALHPGWVQTEMGGPNALISAEESAMGLKQVIESLTDDQSGGFYSYKGDQIPW from the coding sequence TTGAAAACAGTGTTTATTACCGGTGCAAACCGTGGCATAGGGCTAGCATTGACTAAGGTCTTTTTAGCTGATGATTGGCAAGTAATCGCAACGTGTCGTAACAGTGATGCTGCTACTTCGCTTAATCAGTTAAAGAACGAATTCAAACGCCTCTATGTCTATGAACTAGATATTACCGATTATCAGCAAATGGCAAATTTGAGTGAGAAATTAGCCGATTTAAAAATCGATGTGCTTTTGAATAATGCCGGGCTCTATGGACCTAAAGGTTATGGCTTTGGCAATTGTGATACAGCGGCATGGCGAAAGGTATTTGAAGCCAATGTGATTGCGCCAACTAAACTGGCAGAAGCTTTTGTATCTCAAGTCTTAAATAGTGAACTTAAAATAATCGCAGCTTTATCATCGCGAGTTGGAAGCCATACTGAAAATACTAAAGGCGGTGGCTACATTTACCGCAGTTCGAAAGCAGCTTTAAACTCAGTAGTCAAAAGCTTATCAAATGATTTATTGCAGCAAGGCGTTAAAACGGTTGCGCTTCACCCTGGTTGGGTTCAAACAGAAATGGGCGGACCAAATGCATTGATAAGCGCTGAAGAGTCGGCTATGGGGTTAAAGCAAGTTATTGAATCTTTGACTGACGACCAAAGTGGTGGCTTTTATAGCTATAAAGGTGATCAAATACCTTGGTAG
- a CDS encoding GNAT family N-acetyltransferase — protein sequence MQYLPLEHTHFQDVISLANTVHGENYMDEQSLTKMYQQGIKHDINASFVAINDQNELVGFRLSYAADQWDIDKWCSPKLWPVLPSQMAYFKCIAVSEKAQGQGIGPKLLHASIVALRQQGALAGVAHLWKQSPGNGAVKYFTKAGGELIKLHDNRWTELCDTQGYVCTVCENSCQCQAAEMALLF from the coding sequence GTGCAGTATCTACCTCTCGAACACACGCATTTTCAAGATGTGATCTCACTGGCTAATACCGTGCATGGTGAAAACTACATGGATGAACAAAGCCTAACTAAAATGTATCAACAGGGCATCAAACATGATATTAATGCCAGTTTCGTTGCAATCAATGACCAAAACGAACTAGTCGGCTTTAGATTAAGTTATGCCGCAGATCAATGGGACATAGATAAATGGTGTAGCCCAAAACTCTGGCCTGTTCTTCCTTCACAGATGGCTTATTTCAAATGCATTGCTGTTTCTGAAAAAGCCCAAGGCCAAGGCATAGGCCCTAAGTTACTTCATGCTTCGATCGTTGCTTTAAGGCAACAAGGTGCTTTGGCTGGTGTTGCGCATTTATGGAAACAAAGCCCAGGTAATGGCGCGGTGAAGTACTTCACGAAAGCAGGTGGTGAATTGATCAAACTACACGATAACCGCTGGACGGAGTTATGTGATACGCAAGGTTATGTATGTACGGTCTGTGAAAACAGTTGTCAGTGCCAAGCGGCTGAAATGGCTTTACTTTTTTAA
- a CDS encoding FG-GAP repeat domain-containing protein: MKHTLLLMAALGASYSAIAAKDIPIKTNRSLIETKSPIMFAYHDEDASLAELNLESMEFTKLELPKDTFGFDYGKLAGSSKITAFVMNKEGIFSVDKHGTRKVLSTNALLSKLEFDEFEKINFISDINNDGLSDIVLPDLTHSEIYIQNPDSSFTKHTFSTEPKFSGNFSNGKLRLDIDLTMVPKVFDINQDGFNDLVFHDREKIDVLYANKTGYENALKPLKLPVVTGKLDDVEANRRIAKLLDINNDGKLDLVTRYAPIVEGMDSLDVELTFQVFYGQKNGQFSATPLTLPKASGTSRFEFDNDFNGDGKSELQKFHVDFGLGTIASMALGGGSTDVDVEISFYAQKPDGTFSEEPDSEKEVEMEIGMSSDEMALTYYAGDINGDGKQDAVFRTGSKTLSVYYGNAETVLNKKRGKIKHKLPDDSNDIKLVDINNDGKHDFVLRFRDDDGNSKIITLLN, from the coding sequence ATGAAACACACGCTTTTATTGATGGCAGCGCTAGGCGCATCCTATTCAGCGATAGCAGCAAAAGACATTCCCATAAAAACCAATCGCAGCCTAATTGAAACAAAGAGCCCGATTATGTTTGCCTATCATGATGAAGACGCAAGTTTAGCTGAGCTGAATCTAGAAAGCATGGAATTCACTAAGCTCGAACTGCCAAAAGATACTTTTGGTTTTGATTACGGCAAGCTTGCGGGATCATCTAAAATCACCGCTTTTGTAATGAATAAAGAAGGCATTTTTTCTGTCGATAAACACGGCACTAGAAAGGTGCTTTCAACAAATGCACTGCTTTCTAAACTAGAATTCGACGAGTTTGAGAAAATCAATTTTATTAGCGACATTAATAATGATGGTCTGAGTGACATTGTTCTCCCTGACTTAACTCACTCAGAGATTTACATTCAAAACCCTGACAGCAGCTTTACTAAGCATACATTCAGCACTGAGCCTAAATTTTCGGGTAATTTTAGCAATGGTAAATTGCGTCTAGACATTGACCTAACCATGGTGCCTAAAGTATTCGACATAAACCAAGACGGGTTTAATGATTTAGTGTTTCATGATAGAGAGAAAATCGATGTACTTTATGCCAATAAAACAGGCTATGAAAACGCGCTTAAGCCTTTAAAACTGCCTGTTGTGACGGGCAAACTTGATGATGTAGAAGCGAATCGCCGTATTGCGAAATTACTCGATATCAACAATGACGGAAAGCTTGACCTTGTCACGCGTTATGCACCGATTGTTGAAGGCATGGACTCACTCGATGTTGAACTCACCTTTCAGGTATTCTACGGACAAAAAAATGGCCAATTTTCAGCAACTCCATTAACTTTGCCTAAGGCCTCTGGCACCAGTCGCTTTGAGTTCGATAATGACTTTAACGGCGATGGTAAAAGTGAATTACAAAAGTTTCATGTCGACTTTGGCCTAGGCACCATTGCTTCTATGGCACTGGGCGGCGGTAGCACTGATGTTGATGTAGAAATCAGTTTTTATGCGCAAAAGCCTGACGGTACCTTTTCTGAAGAACCTGACTCTGAAAAAGAAGTTGAAATGGAAATTGGCATGAGCAGTGATGAAATGGCGTTAACTTACTATGCTGGCGATATCAACGGTGATGGTAAGCAAGATGCTGTATTTAGAACAGGCAGCAAGACTTTGAGTGTTTACTATGGCAACGCCGAAACTGTTTTAAACAAAAAGCGCGGTAAAATCAAACATAAGCTACCTGATGATAGTAACGATATAAAACTTGTAGATATCAACAATGACGGCAAACATGATTTTGTGCTTAGGTTTAGAGATGATGATGGGAATAGCAAGATAATCACGCTACTCAACTAA
- a CDS encoding RsmB/NOP family class I SAM-dependent RNA methyltransferase — translation MLNDSQCVEAIISCIKQVFETEQYADKAIEAGLANQAFWNQATKAYYVQHCYELIRYHRQLNTALDVDTSDENWPWLHFEAYQLLNGVELPNWSEFAGLDVETLKANLDEASPAEQQSYPDWLWQRAEHELGDDWVNIAQALNVPAKPYLRVNTLKTDAETLQASLKKSQSITKVLEKDNCLEVEEYGYLFKSDAFSKGWFEMQDAGSQQIAPLLDVKPGQRVVDACAGAGGKSLHLADLMQNKGYILSMDIHQHKLDALKKRAKRAGVHMLETRLIKNSKTIKRLKEKFDRVLLDVPCSGTGVLRRNPDAKWHLQPENIDTLISLQAEILQRYSQMCKVGGKLVYATCSIFPSENQQQVQAFLENNPNFELLEELNLQPGINSSYDGFYAAVLTKKEA, via the coding sequence GTGTTAAACGATAGCCAATGTGTTGAAGCAATTATTAGCTGTATTAAACAAGTTTTTGAAACAGAGCAATACGCTGATAAAGCAATAGAAGCTGGCCTTGCCAACCAAGCTTTTTGGAATCAAGCAACCAAAGCTTATTATGTGCAGCATTGCTATGAGCTGATCCGTTATCACCGCCAGCTTAATACGGCACTTGATGTCGATACCTCAGATGAGAATTGGCCTTGGCTACATTTTGAGGCCTATCAACTGTTAAATGGCGTTGAGTTACCAAATTGGTCTGAGTTTGCAGGTTTAGATGTTGAGACATTAAAAGCAAACCTTGATGAGGCCTCTCCAGCTGAGCAACAAAGCTATCCTGATTGGCTTTGGCAGCGCGCTGAGCATGAGCTTGGTGATGATTGGGTTAATATCGCACAGGCACTGAACGTACCTGCGAAACCTTACTTACGTGTAAATACTTTGAAGACCGACGCTGAAACGTTACAAGCGTCTTTGAAAAAGAGTCAATCAATCACCAAAGTACTTGAGAAAGACAATTGTTTAGAAGTTGAAGAATACGGCTATTTATTTAAATCAGATGCGTTCAGCAAAGGCTGGTTTGAAATGCAAGATGCGGGCTCCCAGCAGATAGCACCATTACTCGATGTAAAACCAGGTCAGCGCGTTGTTGATGCGTGTGCAGGTGCGGGTGGTAAGAGTTTACACCTTGCTGATCTAATGCAAAATAAAGGCTACATCTTATCGATGGACATTCATCAGCATAAGCTAGATGCACTAAAAAAACGTGCAAAGCGTGCGGGTGTTCATATGCTTGAAACGCGTTTAATCAAAAATAGTAAGACTATTAAGCGCTTAAAAGAAAAGTTTGATCGTGTATTGTTAGATGTGCCTTGCTCTGGGACGGGAGTTCTACGCCGTAATCCAGACGCAAAATGGCATTTACAACCTGAAAATATTGATACTCTGATCAGCTTGCAAGCTGAAATTCTGCAGCGTTACAGCCAGATGTGTAAAGTCGGCGGAAAGCTTGTGTATGCGACTTGCTCTATTTTTCCGAGTGAAAACCAACAGCAAGTGCAGGCATTCCTTGAAAACAATCCAAACTTTGAATTACTAGAAGAGTTAAACCTACAACCGGGAATTAACTCATCATACGATGGTTTTTATGCCGCCGTATTAACAAAGAAAGAAGCGTAA
- a CDS encoding nucleotide triphosphate diphosphatase NUDT15: MSEHVRVGVAVVIIRDGKILLGERIGSHGANTWATPGGHLEMGEEIAACAIRETLEETGLKVSGVSQLGFSNDVFNPLNKHYVTLYVVANGVEGEPEIMEPNKCLGWQWFGLDELPKPLFLSLENFLKQGMLQTLIEKK; the protein is encoded by the coding sequence ATGTCAGAACATGTTCGAGTGGGTGTCGCAGTTGTCATTATTCGTGATGGTAAAATTCTACTCGGTGAACGTATTGGGTCACACGGCGCAAATACTTGGGCCACACCAGGTGGTCATTTAGAAATGGGCGAAGAAATAGCGGCTTGTGCAATCAGAGAGACGCTAGAAGAGACAGGTTTGAAGGTTTCTGGAGTAAGTCAGTTGGGCTTTTCTAACGATGTATTTAACCCATTAAATAAACATTATGTGACTTTGTACGTGGTGGCAAATGGTGTAGAAGGCGAGCCTGAAATTATGGAGCCAAATAAGTGCCTAGGTTGGCAGTGGTTTGGGTTAGATGAATTACCGAAGCCATTATTCTTGTCATTAGAGAACTTTTTAAAGCAGGGTATGTTACAGACGTTAATAGAGAAGAAATAA
- a CDS encoding NupC/NupG family nucleoside CNT transporter — protein MTTIMSLVGMMALLGIAFAASTNRKAINLRTVGVAFALQLFIGGFVLFVEAGRNILDQLSSKVSAVIGYAGDGIEFLFGSLAKSDSNIGFIFAIQVLPVIVFFSALVAVLYHLGIMTWVIKILGGGLQKLLKTSRPESLSATANIFVGQTEAPLIVKPFIPSMTKSELFAVMVGGLATVAGSVMAGYVAIGVELKYLIAASFMAAPGGFLMAKMIVPETETPKQDLSDVMSDEEKPVNVIDAAASGASSGMHLALNVGAMLLAFVALIALLNGLLGGIGAWFDHPTLTLQEILGYVFAPVAWLLGVPWSEAVTAGSFIGQKLVVNEFVAYLDFMNYREGLSAHTQAIVTFALCGFANLSSIAILLGGLGGMAPSRRKDIARLGLRAVLAGSMANLMSAAIAGFFLSLA, from the coding sequence ATGACAACAATAATGAGCCTAGTGGGCATGATGGCCCTGCTGGGTATTGCATTTGCAGCATCAACGAATCGCAAAGCTATTAATTTGCGTACTGTTGGGGTGGCGTTTGCACTACAGCTTTTTATAGGTGGTTTTGTACTATTTGTAGAAGCTGGCAGAAACATACTTGACCAATTATCAAGCAAAGTATCAGCGGTAATTGGGTATGCAGGAGACGGTATCGAGTTTTTATTCGGCTCTCTTGCAAAAAGTGACAGTAATATTGGTTTTATCTTTGCGATCCAAGTATTACCGGTCATCGTATTTTTCTCTGCGCTAGTCGCAGTGCTTTATCACCTAGGCATAATGACATGGGTCATTAAAATTTTAGGTGGTGGTTTACAAAAATTGCTTAAAACGTCTCGTCCGGAGTCGCTTTCTGCAACAGCTAATATCTTTGTGGGACAGACGGAAGCACCGTTAATTGTAAAACCGTTTATTCCAAGCATGACGAAGTCAGAGTTATTTGCTGTGATGGTAGGTGGCCTCGCAACCGTAGCAGGTTCAGTGATGGCAGGTTACGTGGCAATTGGTGTTGAACTTAAATATTTAATTGCTGCCAGCTTTATGGCTGCGCCAGGTGGTTTCTTAATGGCAAAAATGATCGTGCCAGAGACAGAGACACCAAAGCAAGACTTATCAGATGTTATGTCTGACGAAGAAAAACCAGTAAATGTGATCGATGCAGCTGCATCTGGTGCGTCAAGTGGTATGCATTTAGCACTGAACGTAGGTGCCATGTTGCTTGCTTTCGTAGCATTAATTGCATTATTAAATGGTTTGTTAGGCGGTATTGGTGCTTGGTTTGACCACCCTACCCTAACATTACAAGAGATTTTAGGTTACGTATTCGCACCAGTTGCATGGTTACTTGGTGTTCCTTGGAGCGAAGCTGTAACAGCCGGTAGTTTTATCGGACAAAAGCTAGTAGTTAACGAATTCGTTGCTTATCTAGACTTTATGAATTATCGAGAAGGGTTAAGTGCACATACACAAGCAATTGTCACATTTGCGTTATGTGGATTTGCTAACCTTTCATCGATTGCAATCTTACTAGGCGGACTTGGCGGTATGGCGCCGAGTCGAAGAAAGGATATCGCACGCTTAGGGCTCAGGGCGGTTTTAGCAGGGTCAATGGCTAACCTAATGAGCGCCGCAATTGCAGGGTTTTTCCTCTCGCTAGCTTAG
- the udk gene encoding uridine kinase, protein MTRTIIAIAGASASGKSLFTQTIYNELVNELEDGSIAIIEEDAYYKDQSHLPFEHRTQTNYDHPDAFEHELLKSHLEQLRSGQSVEVPSYDYAQHTRSKETRQVNPAKILIVEGILLLSDPELCKEFDIKVFIDTPLDICLLRRTQRDIEQRGRTLQSVVEQYQATVRPMFYQFIEPSKHSADLVVTRGGMNRVAIDIIKSKIKYLLQE, encoded by the coding sequence GTGACACGAACAATTATAGCTATTGCTGGTGCATCTGCATCTGGCAAATCTCTCTTTACGCAAACTATTTATAACGAGCTTGTAAATGAGCTAGAAGATGGTTCTATTGCCATCATCGAAGAAGATGCCTATTACAAAGATCAATCGCATTTACCGTTTGAGCATAGAACACAAACAAACTATGACCATCCGGATGCATTTGAACATGAGCTTCTTAAATCGCATTTAGAGCAATTAAGATCTGGTCAGTCTGTAGAGGTACCAAGTTACGATTATGCGCAACATACTCGTAGTAAGGAAACTCGTCAGGTTAACCCTGCAAAAATATTAATTGTTGAAGGCATTTTATTACTCAGCGACCCTGAGTTATGTAAAGAGTTTGATATAAAAGTATTTATTGATACGCCTCTTGATATTTGTTTACTGCGTCGTACGCAGCGTGACATCGAGCAGCGAGGCCGAACACTACAGTCTGTTGTGGAGCAGTATCAAGCAACGGTAAGACCCATGTTCTATCAATTTATAGAACCATCTAAACATTCAGCTGATTTAGTGGTTACACGCGGTGGCATGAATCGCGTGGCGATTGATATAATCAAAAGCAAGATAAAATATTTGCTACAAGAATAA
- a CDS encoding phosphopentomutase gives MARAIILMADSLGVGAAPDAEQFGDLGANTLAHLLAAYKEDKGEALPLPNLTKLGLVDACEAAGKEACEVAERSAPKAAWGYAKELSSGKDTPSGHWEMAGVPVLFDWGYFPNTQPCFPEEFVTELCKRAEIPGILGNCYGSGTVILEQLGEEHVKTGMPICYTSVDSVFQIAAHEQSFGLDKLYQVCEIARALLDDMNIGRVIARPFIGTSSADFMRTGNRRDYSVLPPAPTLLDKLAQDGGEVISIGKISDIYAHQGITQKHKAPGLMNLLEKTSEIIDSAPDHSLIFTNLVDFDEKFGHRRNAVGYAEALKQFDDYLPTILNKMQKEDLLIITADHGCDPTAPGTDHTREYVPVLAYTPGIDNIALGERQSFADIGQTLAQWFNLSTLDYGDSFADDLIKA, from the coding sequence ATGGCAAGAGCAATTATCCTGATGGCAGACAGCTTAGGCGTAGGTGCCGCTCCAGATGCAGAACAATTTGGAGACTTAGGAGCAAATACCCTTGCGCACCTTTTAGCTGCATATAAAGAAGATAAAGGAGAAGCACTTCCTTTACCTAACTTAACTAAACTTGGTTTAGTTGATGCTTGTGAAGCTGCGGGTAAAGAAGCGTGTGAAGTGGCAGAACGCTCAGCGCCAAAGGCGGCTTGGGGTTATGCAAAAGAGCTTTCAAGCGGTAAAGACACGCCATCTGGTCATTGGGAAATGGCGGGCGTACCTGTGTTGTTTGATTGGGGCTATTTTCCTAATACACAACCTTGCTTCCCTGAAGAATTTGTTACTGAATTGTGCAAACGCGCCGAAATTCCAGGAATTTTAGGCAACTGTTACGGTTCAGGTACCGTTATTTTAGAACAACTGGGTGAAGAGCATGTAAAAACGGGCATGCCAATTTGTTATACCTCAGTTGATAGTGTGTTCCAAATAGCCGCACATGAGCAATCATTCGGCCTTGACAAGCTTTATCAAGTATGTGAAATCGCACGGGCACTGCTTGATGATATGAATATAGGGCGAGTGATTGCGCGGCCATTTATAGGCACTTCGAGTGCCGACTTTATGCGAACAGGTAATCGTAGAGATTATTCTGTGCTACCTCCTGCACCAACATTATTAGATAAGTTGGCGCAAGATGGTGGTGAAGTGATCAGCATTGGTAAAATTTCTGATATTTATGCCCATCAAGGCATTACTCAGAAACATAAAGCGCCAGGTTTGATGAATTTACTTGAGAAAACCTCAGAAATCATCGATAGCGCGCCTGATCACAGTTTGATTTTCACAAACCTTGTGGATTTTGACGAAAAATTTGGTCATAGACGTAATGCCGTAGGGTATGCCGAAGCGCTTAAGCAATTCGATGATTACCTACCAACTATACTTAATAAAATGCAAAAAGAAGATTTATTAATTATCACGGCAGATCACGGCTGCGATCCAACAGCACCTGGTACAGATCACACGCGTGAATATGTGCCGGTACTGGCTTATACACCGGGGATTGACAATATCGCGCTCGGCGAACGACAAAGTTTTGCTGACATAGGTCAAACCCTTGCCCAGTGGTTTAATTTATCAACACTTGACTACGGCGACAGCTTTGCTGACGACCTGATCAAGGCGTAA
- the deoD gene encoding purine-nucleoside phosphorylase: protein MSTPHINANNGDFAETVLMPGDPLRAKYIAENFLEDARQVTGVRNMFGFTGTYNGKPVSIMGSGMGIPSMSIYARELVVSYGVKNLIRIGTCGGISQDIKIRDVIFAQGASTDSNVNRARVRGYDFAAIADFGLLENGVNAARKLGIEAKVGNVFTTDTFYQADGSFYEELDKLGVLAVDMETAGMYGVAAEYGAKAMALFTVSDHVITGEATPAEERQSTFNEMVKIALESI, encoded by the coding sequence ATGAGTACTCCTCATATCAATGCGAACAATGGTGATTTTGCTGAAACGGTATTAATGCCCGGTGACCCTTTACGCGCTAAATATATTGCAGAAAACTTCCTTGAAGACGCTCGCCAAGTTACAGGTGTTCGTAACATGTTCGGTTTTACAGGCACATACAATGGTAAGCCTGTAAGCATTATGGGTTCTGGTATGGGCATTCCGTCAATGTCTATTTATGCCCGTGAGCTCGTTGTTAGCTACGGTGTTAAGAACCTTATCCGCATCGGTACATGTGGTGGTATTAGTCAAGACATTAAAATCAGAGACGTTATTTTTGCACAAGGTGCAAGTACAGATTCAAATGTAAACCGTGCTCGAGTACGCGGTTATGACTTTGCGGCTATTGCTGATTTCGGACTATTAGAGAACGGCGTTAACGCAGCACGTAAGCTAGGTATTGAAGCGAAAGTAGGTAATGTATTCACGACTGACACCTTCTACCAAGCAGATGGTTCTTTCTATGAAGAATTAGACAAGTTAGGTGTATTAGCAGTCGATATGGAAACTGCAGGCATGTATGGCGTTGCAGCAGAGTATGGTGCAAAAGCAATGGCGTTATTCACGGTAAGTGATCATGTGATCACAGGTGAAGCAACACCGGCTGAAGAAAGACAAAGTACATTTAACGAAATGGTTAAGATTGCTTTAGAGTCAATCTAA